GCAGTGATGACCTGGAGAAATTCCTAAAGGACAGGAAGCACCTGCTGGATTCACAGGAGGACCAGGACGAAGACTGGGACCAGGACCAGTATGAAGATCAAGTGGACGTTACCACGGCCACCCAGCAAGAGAGGGGCGGAGTCACGATGCGCAACGCTTCATCCTCGACCTTCATCTGCTCGGTGAGACAACAATGACCTTCACACAACCACCGCATCACATCTAAAATCCTTTATTGCATATCATTTGTGgtttatatacaatataatataatataatataatatatatatacatatatatatcaggGGTGTAACGGTTCACAGAAGTCACGGATGTTTCATGTATGTGTGTTATTTATACGTGAAGCTTATGATCTATCAGATCCATTTTCAcatgaactgttttttttatacaaacgcTGACTAAGCGAAATGTGTGTGCGCacttgtgtgcgtgcgtgttcgcGTGTGAGTGCGTGTGAATAAACAACCTCGCGCACTCTAACGCTAATATGCTAACATGCTTACGTGTTGTGTTTATCTTCTTCTTGACCTCCTGTGCAgggcatgatgatgatgatgatgatgatgatgatgatgatggttgccatggaaacacacACGTGACCCTgcagtcacccccccccccccaatcgcatttgtgacacacacacacacacacatacacaccagtTTCACGCAGACAAAAGTCTATTCTTAAAGTTTGGTTTGCGTGACTTTGAATGATGtctaataaatattttagttAAGATTACAAGCAATCATTGTTCAGGCAGttgacaaatgaataaatatgaatttaaagttTTTTCTTTTACGGTTATGAAAAGTTGACGAGCATAATTTCATACATCATTtcactgtgtgtatgttttgtttgggaaaaaaaccaaTAAACACTTTACTATTAACCCTTTGGGCTCTATGCTGGCCATTCGTCTGCTTTTGTTATTTCCACCTTCGGCTCTTTAAATATATGATAAATAcactttacagtatatacttagTCTATacattaaattgtaacatttggCACTTTtgcacatatggacacacaCGCGCTCATGCACATGCTCACACTCACACGCaatcacacatgcatgcacacacatggaaACACACgatcatacacaaacacacatatgcACGCACAAAGTTCTTTATGTGGCGCGCGAGTGTTGACGAGGTGTGTGCGTTGGGATTCGGGGGGGTTGTCAGCCGCCTGTGgagtgttgtttattttcatgtgcAGTTTGTGTGAAACGTGGCGTGACGATGATGTCATCACGAGAACAACGAGACGCTTCTGCAAGTCTTCTCCAGAATGCAAagcatgaattaaaaaaaaattaaaaaaataaaaataggaacgcaaagcatgctgggaacGAGACGACCCCAAGGCCTTTTTTGGACGTGAGCCTCGTGGGCCGACACCGCCACAAGCTCCAATGGTGTCAAAgatgacaaaatgtttatttaatgcCGAATAACTTGAAAGAGACAATCGTTTGTCTTCTTGGCAAGGTCACTGACAAACACGTAAACGTACACACATACAGatgcaaatacacacaaacagatgCAAATTTACAAGCGCACACGGATATAACCATAAAcacaaatgaacacacacattcaaatacacgcaaacacacactaacacacacaggCGCAATGACACACAATCAACCACGCACACCAGTATACACACTCAGAAAGACACGCGCACACTCATGTAAACACATCCTCATCCTCTATTGTCCACCAAgtgttttgttgatttgttgtttgtttttgttactgaTTGATGAGGTCGAAGGTCGTAGCGACACGTTGCAAGTAGCCACCTGGTGGACATCGGGAAGATCACAGTGATTGGcttgacctctgacctctgtcACAGTGTGGGCGGAGCATGAGAGGAGTTGTGTTGATGTTATGTGTTTTaagtttattattataatttttttttttgcgaaacAAGTTGCATTCGCCCGTGACGAAGGGAAACCATCTAGGCCGGGTGTTTTCCTGGTCCAGGGTGCACGTGGGTGCAGAACTTCAGATTCATGGCCGATTCCCATTAGCCTTTGCGGGCGAGCGCTTCGTCGCTTGTTTTTGccttcaacaaacaaacacacacacacttgttttgTCCCACTTTGCGAGCGGGCGCTTGACACGGCGTCGGGTCACCTTGCGGCGGCGACCTGTTGAATATTGAGCGGGCGGCGTCTTCATCCATCAGCGACGCCGCGAGACGCCACCTTTGTGACGTGACGAATGACGAAGGCAAAGGCGGGAGGAGAGAGAGGAGCGCATAAAAGCGAAGGCGCCACAGCGCCACGCAACACTTGAAGAACGCCGACAACGACGACAAGAAGaacgagaagaagaagaagctgacaGTCGAGAACGAGGTGACGATATCTGACTTATGAATTTCTCTtaattgtctttgatgagggCAGCACGTTGAAAGAGTGGGAAGTgagtctgcctcgcagttctgaggttcagggttgaATCCCTGCTCTGCCtttactgtgtggagtttgctggATTAGCCACGGAAAAGACACGCAAGCATGGgtcccgtgcttgcgtggcttttctgcgggtactctggtttccgcCCAAACCTCCAAAACATAGTCCAGGTTCTCTATAGAAAATCGACAGCTGCGTGTCTGGTGTTCgctgtatttcattttatttttttttcaggtgagATGGAGAGCGTGCGAGTCTACCTGTtcctgtatgtgtgtctgtcccTATTGACGGTCCTCTGCCGGGGTCAAAGGTTGACCACCGACACGCAGATTCCGGCCGTGCCCGACGAGGACAAAGTCTTACGACTTGCAAACAACGACCtggtcagtatgtgtgtgtgtttatatgggtgtgtgtgcgttttcattttttcatgtgtgtttgcatatacgtatgtgtgtgtgtgtgtgtgtgcgcgtgtgcgatTGTATTTCAATAATCCAATGTAGAACATAGACACAGAATGCAGTTGGTAAGtcagcaaataataataagaaaagaaaatgcaataaaaGTGTAAGAACAgctaaaatataaatacacacatgaaaaaaaatacataaaatgatgGCATAGTGTCaagttgttgaaaaaaaaataatcatctttaCACACATTTCTTTACAACTAATTGTCTGTTAATCAATGACTGGGTTGCCAGGTTGAATTTCTCAGTAATTAGACACAATTGGAGGGAAACCATTGAAACCAATCACGTGAAGGAAAGCTGATTTTAATGAGGCGGCTCATTAAAGTCATTTCTACTCATTAGCAGCTCACCAACATAGCAAACTTACACTGACGTGTTTCACACCGTCGACACCTCATCACACGCACACGCCACAGGACATCGCCTCTATTGatactgctgtgtgtgtgtgtgtgtgtgcgtgcatgcgtgcgtgtgtgcaggcGGAGTTGCTGCAGGGCTTCCTGGACGAGGCAGAAAGCCAAGCGGGTCTGTCGGTGGAGAAGAAGGCTAGCGTCATCCCCAGGGTGAGAACATGAGTGACAGCTGTCAATCACAGCTCATCTCATGACATCCTTACGAAAAGGCGCTCTGATACTTCGATGACGAAGTTGATTTGGGCGTGTCCTGTGTGTCAAAAGTGTGACGTCGGCGAACGCTGCGCCATGAAACACGGCCCTCGAATCGGCCGGCTGTGCGACTGCCTGCGAGGGACGGCGTGCAACACTTTCTTCCTGCGCTGCTACTGAACGCGCTGCGCCTGCGCCTGTGAGGACGCCACACCACTTTAACGATCACAACGCTTTACTACGTTTGACTACATTTTGCAACACTTACCGACACTACAACACTTAACAACAATTTACAGCAATTTACATGTTGCATGTTACAATACTGGATGTTTGTagtggataagcggtaaagaaaatggatggatgcatgctactacattttgcaacattttaCAACACTTAATGACACTTCACAACACTTAACGAAACCTTACAACActtaacatttacaaaaattaacAGCACTGTACAGCAATTTACGTTACATTTTACAATACGTTACTACATTTTGCAAAACTTTACAGCATTTTACAACACTTACAAAAACTTAACAGCACTGTACAACATTTTACAACCTGTTATAATACAACATGTTACTACACTTAACACTTTACAGTTCTTTACAGCACTTAACATTTGACTGCACTTTACTTCACCTTACTACACTTTACAAAACCCAACAACACTTTACAACACGTTACAGTCCATCTGACTCCATTTTACAACACTTTTCAACACCTAACCACACTTTACAATGCTTAACAATTTAGAACACTTTACTACAGTTTACAACACTTTACTATAGTTTATAACACTTTGAAGCACAACATATGACAAGGTGTTCAAACACTTTACAATTCAACATTTTACAACTTGTCCTAAtttactttaaaacattttacactttACATCAATCCCGTCTTCTCTTGTCCAACTAGCAGGCTAACGGCTAACTGTTAAAAAGCTTTCACTGCGAGCCTAAGCAACAAAGTAGAACAATAAAaatctggtttaaaaaaaaaagaaaaaaaaagggaattattGTGTTCTGACGTGAATACGTTGTGTCGTGATGTCCTCACGGGTGTCACACAGCTGCAGCACCCATCGGTGGCGCCTCTCTGTCATCGCTGTCCTTCTCACTGTCATGTTTCAACTGTCACCTTGACTTTGTTAAATAAACGTTCTAAAGCTGCACGTGTCACATGGCTTCCTGTCTGTCCACCAATCAACAGACTGCACTGTGTCTAGCTCCGCCCACATTTAGGTACCAAACCAGAGTGCCTTAAAAGTCCCGTTCGGGAACATTCAGCTCATTCCttactccctaatcactataATGTAAagggatttttatatagtggacgATATAGTTCACCCTCGTGTTGAAACAATTAACCAAATTCTCTATAATTACTACATAAGGATTTTTATATGTTGGATTATATAGTTTTCTCACTGGCTGAAACTAGTTGACTCTAGCGCTAAATCGATTAATTGTATGCTCCCGCATCACTATATtgggatttttatatagtggccTGTAACAATTAATCGAATACTCTCTTAACACAatatgggtttttttgttttttttaatacagtagaCTATATAGTTGACacatcagtcaaatgaaaaattgttttggaaCACTACTCTGTGCCGTTAATGACAGCCTGGTAGGGAGGGATTTCAAATATTAAGCGCTACCTGTGAGGTGACGTTGCTTTGCGAAGGCAACGTGATCGTCCAATCAGAGACGAGCGTGGTGACGTTGTTGTCGCGCGTTCAAGCTCCTTTTCATTTCTTTGCATCACACGGAACAGACACGCTTATCAATGAGGCTGGCATTTACTGGACCGATAAGAGGCCTTCATCACACATGtaggcacgcacacacgcacacacacacacagacacacacagacacacacagacacacacacaatgctatCTATTAGCAGGGTGTGGAACAAATCACATGAAAAGACAAGGTGGCCTTTTCGCACCACTTTCAAAAGCAAATTGACACCTccctgactgtgtgtgtgtgtgtgtgtgcgtgtgcgtgtgcatgtgcgtgttcatttcaatggatgagagcaaagtgtaaaaaaaaaggatgttccTGTCAagcattaaaagaaataaatatagtTGTGGTCCATTAGCAGACACACTCTAACagcatttgtaaaatgtgtacatttttttttacatacgtacatatttttctttcaagaaaacatgattgAGCATCCAAAacacattcatttcattttaatgggattcaaagtAACTAACTGACCTTAGTTAAAATGTTTTGccataaagttgttttttgttttgggatttatttattatttaaattgttcTCAAATAATAACCaccctcaaaaaaacaaaaaacaaaaattatatatatatatataaaacactgggagaacatgtgaaggcaaattttgaaatatttggcGCAACAAAACAACCGAAATTGTTAAATACATTGTGACGTatcatcaaatcaaatgtaataCGTGGTGATGACGTCAGAACTTGATAAGTGGTATGATCTTTTGGGGGGTTGGacatcattgcaaaaaaaaaaaaaaaagaaaattcccaagcatttaataaatatttatctTTATCTTTTTATTGTACATAATGTTGAACATATAAACACACCATAATAACGTAAAATGGAGGCAGAAATAATCACCAAAGGCTTTTTGTGGTtctattttcacaataaaatccTTTACTTGTACTCTTCGACTAATCCTTTATATGAACGTTCAATAATGTCAATATAGTTCaatataaatatacttttactaTATTAGTCAAGGTTCGGTGTATTTATGGGAGACTCTTACCTTCTCCGGTGCCACGATTGCTTTATGTTGAAACGTCGTACCGGATGTCGGCGCACGTTTACTTCCTGATGGAGTCGAAGTGTCAATGTTGAGACAAAAGAGCGAAAAAATCTCATTTTACAAACACAATAGATGGACCAACACTGGACGTTCCTTTCAAATTACCAACCTGAGTCGATGCTCGAAGGTGTGTGACTCcgctaaaaatatgaaatatcgAAATCCAACATTTTTGACCAACAAAGCACAGCCATGCTAAAGCTAGGCTAGGCTTTTCCTACAACCTTTACAATTGTTGGACAAACGAGCCTTTTTGTGCACATTTTGTGCGTCCTCGTGTTTATAATGCGTGAGTACTTTAAGAACATGTCAATCTAATCCGAGCAGGAAtaaagaatgaatgaaattaataATTTATGAAAAATTCTTCGTGTTTTTGACGCACTTGGCAAATGAAGAGGAGTCTGATTCTGAATTAGAATGTACCCATTGTGTGTAGTTTACGAAAAGACTGTTAATATGCACTCTGTGTTGGCATGATAATGCACATTTAATGTCATATTGCAATCATGAGTATAAATTAAGAGGCATAAATATAGTCCTCCATGCAAGCA
This window of the Phyllopteryx taeniolatus isolate TA_2022b chromosome 21, UOR_Ptae_1.2, whole genome shotgun sequence genome carries:
- the cart4 gene encoding cocaine- and amphetamine-regulated transcript 4, which gives rise to MESVRVYLFLYVCLSLLTVLCRGQRLTTDTQIPAVPDEDKVLRLANNDLAELLQGFLDEAESQAGLSVEKKASVIPRCDVGERCAMKHGPRIGRLCDCLRGTACNTFFLRCY
- the si:ch211-191i18.2 gene encoding uncharacterized protein si:ch211-191i18.2, encoding MSSSCVSALTLVLFITAGCEAEVTTSSPDYEYDDYNSTLRYSFFSNTSSDDLEKFLKDRKHLLDSQEDQDEDWDQDQYEDQVDVTTATQQERGGVTMRNASSSTFICSGMMMMMMMMMMMMVAMETHT